In the Betaproteobacteria bacterium genome, GCAGCGCCCGTGTATACGGATGCTTGGGCGCGGAAAAAACCTCCTCCACGCGCCCGTGCTCCACGACCCGTCCGAGATACATGACCGCAACCTCGTGGGCGAGAAACTCCACGACACCCATGTTGTGCGTGATGAACAGGTACGACAGCCCACGCCGGCGTTGCAGCTCGAGCAGAAGATTCAGAATCTGGGCCTGCACCGACACGTCCAGCGCGCTGGTCGGCTCATCGCAGACGATCAGCCGCGGCTCCACCGCCAACGCGCGAGCGATGGCGATGCGCTGTCGTTGCCCGCCCGAGAATTCGTGCGGATAGCGCGCCTTCGAGGCCGGATCCAGCCCCACCTCGGCGAGCAACGCGTCGATGCGCCGCGCCCTTTCCTCCGCTTCCCCGCCGACACCCAGCGACGCCATGCCCTCGTCGATGATCTCGGCCACTCGCATGCGGGGATTCAGCGACGAATACGGATCCTGAAACACGATCTGGAAGTCGCGCCTGTGCAAGCGCAGCGCACCGGAAGTCAATTGCGCCAGATCGATGCCGTCGAAGAATACCTCGCCCCCGGTGGCACGCAGCAGCTGCAGCACGCCCTTCCCCACCGTGGTCTTGCCGCAGCCCGATTCGCCCACCAGCGCGAGCGTTCGCTCGGCCGGGATGCTGAGCGATACGCCGTCGACGGCGCGGACATAGCCCGCCACGCGGCGCAGCAGCCCCTTGTGGATCGGAAAATGGACCCGTAAATCAGTCACCGCGAGCAGCGGTTCACCTGCTTCGCTAGCTTCGGCGGGGCTCTCGCCGGCAACATTCGAAGGCGACCGGCTCGCGTTTTCTTGCTCCAGTGCCGGAAGGCCTCGATTGCCGAGTACCTCGGTGTACAGATGGCAGCGCACCGACCGGGCAGACCCACTCGACGCGAGTGCGGGCGCGATCGCCCGGCAAGGCGGCTGCGCGCAATCGCACCGGTCGGCGAACCGGCAGCCGAAGAATTCCTGCGCCAGCGATGGCACGCTTCCCCCGATTACGGAAAGCATCTCGCGGCGTTTGTGGCGCGTCGGCAGGGACGCGAACAGCTTGCGCGAATACGGATGCTGCGGATCGGCGAAGAACGCCTCGCTCGGCGCCGTCTCCACGATCTGCCCGGCATACATCACGCCGACGCGATGCGCGGTCCCCGCGACCACGCCCAGGTCGTGCGTGATGAGCAGCATCGACATGCCGCGCGTGCGCTGCAGCTCTCGCAGCAAATCGAGTACTTGCGCCTGGATCGTGACGTCGAGCGCGGTCGTGGGCTCGTCGGCGATCAGCAGATCGGGCTCGCAGGCAAGCGCCATGGCGATCATCACACGCTGGCGCAATCCGCCCGAGAGCTGGAACGGAAACTCGTGCAGGCGGCGCGCGGAATCCGGCACGCCGACCGAGTCGAGCAGCTCGCGCGCCTTGCCCTGCGCCTCGCGCGTGCCCATGGCGGTGTGCTGCTCGAGCACCTCGATGATTTGCGCACCGATCGTGAGCACCGGGTTGAGCGACAGCATCGGTTCCTGAAAGATCATCCCGATGCGGGCGCCGCGCACCGAGCGCATCTCGGTTTCCGGCAATTGCAGCAGGTCGACGCCGTCGAGGACGACGCGCCCGTCCACCACGCGCCCCGCGTCGGGAAGCAGGCGCATGATCGAAAGCGCGGTAATCGATTTGCCGCACCCCGATTCGCCGAGCAATGCAAACGTCTCCCCGGGACGGATGGCGAGGCTCAAGCCGTCGACGGCGCGCACGGGCTCTTCGCCCGCATCGATCCATGTGCAGAGGTTCTCGATCTCCAGCAGCGGTTTGCTCACGTCGCCGCCTCCGTATC is a window encoding:
- a CDS encoding dipeptide ABC transporter ATP-binding protein, coding for MSKPLLEIENLCTWIDAGEEPVRAVDGLSLAIRPGETFALLGESGCGKSITALSIMRLLPDAGRVVDGRVVLDGVDLLQLPETEMRSVRGARIGMIFQEPMLSLNPVLTIGAQIIEVLEQHTAMGTREAQGKARELLDSVGVPDSARRLHEFPFQLSGGLRQRVMIAMALACEPDLLIADEPTTALDVTIQAQVLDLLRELQRTRGMSMLLITHDLGVVAGTAHRVGVMYAGQIVETAPSEAFFADPQHPYSRKLFASLPTRHKRREMLSVIGGSVPSLAQEFFGCRFADRCDCAQPPCRAIAPALASSGSARSVRCHLYTEVLGNRGLPALEQENASRSPSNVAGESPAEASEAGEPLLAVTDLRVHFPIHKGLLRRVAGYVRAVDGVSLSIPAERTLALVGESGCGKTTVGKGVLQLLRATGGEVFFDGIDLAQLTSGALRLHRRDFQIVFQDPYSSLNPRMRVAEIIDEGMASLGVGGEAEERARRIDALLAEVGLDPASKARYPHEFSGGQRQRIAIARALAVEPRLIVCDEPTSALDVSVQAQILNLLLELQRRRGLSYLFITHNMGVVEFLAHEVAVMYLGRVVEHGRVEEVFSAPKHPYTRALLAAVPVADPSVHKQPVRIGGDLPSAVSPPPGCHFSPRCPKVHEPCRVGYPAERALSDTHWVRCYLYEGASGPKRREDEVAQ